One Chloroflexota bacterium DNA window includes the following coding sequences:
- a CDS encoding response regulator transcription factor, whose translation MAEHVPTILVVEDAVDLAEVLVRELSNLGYQVWHAADGRTALSLHQQHQPDLVILDWMLPQLDGLEVLRTIRQTKSTPVLMLTARSEETDLVVGLELGADDYLTKPFGMRELIARVRALLRRDQRIQQLLQADAQPATEVLRYGDLVLDPHLHIVALRQQELDLTPTEFAILDLLLRNPGRAFSRNYLLDTIWGQSYVGGDRSVDNAMLRLRKKLADFGDAIETVWGLGYRLQAEAPRC comes from the coding sequence ATGGCTGAGCATGTGCCGACAATTTTGGTGGTTGAAGATGCTGTCGATTTGGCCGAAGTGCTGGTGCGCGAACTAAGCAACTTGGGTTACCAAGTCTGGCATGCTGCCGATGGCCGAACAGCTCTAAGTTTACACCAGCAACATCAACCAGATTTAGTGATTTTAGATTGGATGTTGCCGCAACTTGATGGTTTAGAGGTATTGCGCACAATTCGCCAAACTAAATCGACTCCGGTGTTGATGTTGACAGCGCGGAGCGAAGAAACCGATTTGGTGGTGGGCTTGGAATTGGGTGCTGATGATTATTTGACCAAACCATTTGGCATGCGCGAACTGATTGCTAGAGTGCGAGCTTTGTTGCGCCGTGATCAGCGGATTCAGCAGTTGTTGCAGGCCGATGCCCAACCAGCGACCGAGGTGTTGCGCTATGGCGATTTGGTGCTTGACCCGCATTTGCACATTGTTGCCTTGCGCCAGCAGGAGCTTGATTTAACCCCAACTGAGTTTGCGATTCTCGATTTGTTGTTGCGCAATCCAGGCCGAGCTTTTAGCCGCAATTACTTGCTCGATACAATTTGGGGCCAAAGTTATGTTGGCGGCGATCGCTCGGTCGATAATGCCATGCTACGTTTACGCAAAAAATTGGCCGATTTTGGCGATGCAATCGAGACGGTTTGGGGCTTGGGCTATCGTTTGCAAGCGGAAGCACCACGATGCTGA
- a CDS encoding HAMP domain-containing histidine kinase has translation MLKFWLRWYGQAELWQAFALMLLFDGLCLAILLAIIYLLPVEVFVLMTGGFFVLGVGTVIFGLSLVLSEGGFWRQLLLDLGAFGLAMLCLVGLGGLISWHELSRIMSPWNDGDFAQSFPDMLIFFALHGITFLGTRFLMRVWRWWNRLRKRSLLWTLTHDQLTIVFVLMLIFGMGMALLSIQLRSEELSQSNDAVVFLIEHVVQYSLLGSIYGVLMVIGLFVFLPVAMLLSYMLVRRIMQRIAALANATTALREGDYSSRIVVNGTDEIAQLQANFNAMAEQLATTVNALKTERDRVAALLDDRRALVASVSHELRTPVATLRGYLESSLQTEQALTPQVQRDLLVMERETLRLQQLIEDLFLLSASEVGRLTLKLEAHPVAPLINRIVQTVQPLAWRQSRVEVLADCAAELDQALIDPQRFEQILRNLLHNALRYTPPGGLVVVQALNQANSIHIYVRDTGSGIDPTELSAIWQRFYRANNRANEQYQGAGLGLALVKELTESMAGSVAVESQLGVGTSFCICFPKAATSAIQQ, from the coding sequence ATGCTGAAGTTTTGGTTGCGTTGGTATGGGCAGGCGGAGCTTTGGCAAGCATTTGCTCTAATGCTGCTGTTCGATGGCTTGTGTTTGGCAATCCTGCTCGCAATTATTTACCTCTTGCCAGTTGAAGTTTTTGTGTTGATGACTGGTGGCTTCTTTGTTTTAGGCGTTGGCACGGTGATTTTTGGTTTGAGTTTGGTGTTGTCTGAGGGTGGTTTTTGGCGGCAACTGCTACTTGATCTTGGGGCATTTGGGTTGGCGATGCTTTGCCTGGTGGGTCTGGGCGGCCTGATTTCGTGGCATGAACTTTCACGGATTATGAGTCCTTGGAATGATGGTGATTTTGCTCAGTCGTTCCCTGATATGCTGATTTTCTTTGCATTGCATGGCATCACATTTTTGGGCACACGCTTTTTGATGCGCGTTTGGCGTTGGTGGAATCGCTTGCGCAAACGCTCATTGCTTTGGACATTAACTCACGATCAATTGACGATTGTGTTTGTGTTGATGCTGATTTTTGGCATGGGCATGGCGCTGCTTTCGATCCAGTTGCGCAGCGAAGAATTAAGCCAATCGAATGATGCTGTGGTGTTTTTGATTGAACATGTGGTGCAATATTCGTTGCTCGGCTCAATTTATGGCGTGCTCATGGTGATTGGCTTATTTGTGTTTTTGCCAGTGGCCATGCTGCTTTCATACATGTTGGTGCGGCGCATTATGCAGCGCATCGCAGCCCTTGCTAACGCTACCACGGCCTTGCGGGAAGGCGATTATAGCTCGCGAATTGTAGTTAATGGTACTGATGAGATCGCTCAACTCCAAGCCAATTTCAATGCGATGGCTGAGCAATTGGCAACTACCGTCAATGCCCTGAAAACCGAGCGCGATCGGGTGGCGGCATTGCTTGATGATCGGCGCGCCTTAGTTGCCAGCGTTTCGCATGAATTACGCACGCCGGTTGCCACCCTGCGCGGCTACCTAGAATCGAGCTTGCAAACCGAACAAGCCTTAACTCCCCAAGTTCAGCGTGATTTATTGGTGATGGAGCGCGAAACCCTGCGTTTGCAACAACTAATCGAAGATCTCTTTTTGCTTTCGGCGAGTGAGGTTGGTCGTTTGACCCTCAAGCTTGAAGCGCATCCAGTGGCACCCTTGATCAACCGGATTGTGCAAACGGTGCAGCCCTTGGCTTGGCGACAATCGCGGGTTGAAGTGCTGGCCGATTGTGCTGCTGAGCTTGATCAAGCCCTGATTGATCCCCAACGTTTTGAGCAGATTTTGCGTAACTTGCTGCATAATGCCTTGCGCTACACTCCACCTGGTGGTTTGGTGGTGGTGCAAGCGCTTAATCAGGCCAACTCGATTCATATTTATGTTCGTGATACTGGCAGCGGCATCGACCCCACCGAACTTAGCGCAATTTGGCAGCGTTTTTATCGTGCCAACAATCGCGCCAACGAACAATATCAAGGTGCAGGCTTAGGCTTGGCGTTGGTCAAAGAACTCACTGAATCGATGGCTGGTTCGGTAGCAGTTGAAAGCCAGCTTGGCGTTGGCACCAGCTTTTGTATTTGTTTCCCCAAAGCCGCAACTTCGGCAATTCAGCAATAG
- a CDS encoding ABC transporter ATP-binding protein yields MLATHSNTALVALMRDVVHTVQLGTTTLTILNGISLEIARGSWVALTGPSGSGKSTLLGILAGLDTPSKGHVRLNDVDITNMGEPQLARLRNQTIGVVFQSFNLIPTMTAQENVEAPLFVHRNRSDISQRAKAMLELVGLGDRRDHRPAQLSGGQQQRVAIARALVTTPQLLIADEPTGNLDSTTSQQILELFADLRRQLNITIVMVTHDPDVAARADRQLYLVDGQIRHDSARV; encoded by the coding sequence ATGCTTGCGACACATTCAAATACTGCGCTAGTCGCCCTGATGCGCGATGTTGTGCATACGGTGCAACTTGGCACAACCACCTTGACGATTCTGAATGGCATTTCGTTGGAAATTGCCCGTGGCTCGTGGGTGGCTTTGACCGGCCCATCCGGCTCAGGCAAATCGACCTTGCTAGGGATTTTGGCAGGCCTGGATACACCGAGCAAAGGCCATGTACGCTTGAACGATGTTGATATTACCAACATGGGCGAGCCGCAATTGGCCCGTTTGCGCAACCAAACAATTGGGGTGGTTTTTCAATCGTTCAATTTGATTCCAACCATGACCGCCCAAGAAAATGTTGAAGCACCTTTATTTGTGCATCGCAATCGCAGCGATATTAGCCAACGTGCCAAGGCCATGCTGGAATTGGTTGGCCTCGGCGATCGACGCGATCATCGGCCAGCCCAACTTTCGGGCGGCCAGCAACAGCGGGTGGCGATTGCCCGCGCCTTGGTGACAACGCCGCAATTGCTGATTGCCGATGAGCCAACTGGCAACCTTGATAGCACCACCAGCCAGCAAATTCTTGAATTATTTGCCGATTTACGCCGCCAACTCAATATCACGATTGTGATGGTGACCCATGATCCTGATGTGGCCGCGCGGGCTGATCGCCAATTGTATCTCGTTGATGGTCAGATTCGCCACGATAGCGCGAGGGTTTAA